In one window of Serinus canaria isolate serCan28SL12 chromosome 18, serCan2020, whole genome shotgun sequence DNA:
- the ATP5PD gene encoding ATP synthase subunit d, mitochondrial, protein MGAEGAVLPAAGTRVSVSEGGAMAGRRAALKAVDWAAFAERVPQSQRAMFNALKTRNDALTARLAALPEKPPAIDWAFYKANVAKAGMVDEFQKKFSALKVPEPVDTQTAKIDAQEKEAAKSTAEYIQASKARIAQYEQELQKLKNMIPFEQMTYEDLSEAFPETKLNKEKYPFWPHKPIADL, encoded by the exons ATGGGAGCTGAGGGGGCGGTACTTCCGGCGGCGGGGACGAGGGTGTCGGTCAGTGAAG GCGGAGCCATGGCGGGACGCAGAGCTGCCCTTAAGGCCGTGGACTGGGCGGCCTTCGCCGAGCGAGTGCCCCAGAGCCAGCGAGCCATGTTCAACGCGCTGAAGACCCGCAACGATGCGCTGACGGCCCG GTTGGCTGCGCTGCCAGAGAAGCCCCCGGCCATTGACTGGGCTTTCTACAAAGCTAATGTTGCCAAGGCTGGAATGGTGGATGAGTTCCAGAAGAAG TTCAGTGCTCTGAAGGTTCCTGAGCCAGTGGATACACAAACTGCCAAGATTGATGCCCAGGAGAAGGAAGCT gccAAGAGCACTGCTGAGTACATCCAGGCTTCCAAAGCTCGCATCGCCCAGTACGAGCAGGAG CTCCAGAAGCTCAAGAACATGATTCCCTTTGAACAGATGACGTATGAAGACTTGAGTGAAGCCTTCCCTGAAACCAAACTGAACAAGGAGAAATATCCATTCTGGCCCCACAAGCCAATTGCTGATCTGTAA
- the KCTD2 gene encoding BTB/POZ domain-containing protein KCTD2 produces MAEGPPRGRTPSPGPGGAPGPPSPRAAGATAGSAGALSPPAAASKWVRLNVGGTYFVSTRQTLCREPKSFLCRLCCQDGPELGSDKDETGAYLIDRDPTYFGPILNYLRHGKLIINKELAEEGVLEEAEFYNIASLVRLVKERIRDNENRTSQGPVKHVYRVLQCQEEELTQMVSTMSDGWKFEQLISIGSSYNYGNEDQAEFLCVVSRELNNSTNGIVKEPSEKAKILQERGSRM; encoded by the exons ATGGCCGAGGGGCCGCCGAGGGGCCGCACGCCCAGCCCGGGCCCCGGGGGGGCGCCGGGGCCGCCCAGCCCCCGCGCGGCCGGAGCGACGGCGGGGTCCGCCGGGGCGCTGTCCCCGCCCGCCGCAGCCTCCAAGTGGGTGCGGCTGAACGTGGGCGGCACGTACTTCGTGAGCACCCGGCAGACGCTGTGCCGGGAGCCCAAGTCCTTCCTGTGCCGTCTATGCTGCCAGGACGGGCCCGAGCTCGGCTCCGACAAG GATGAGACTGGGGCCTATCTCATTGACAGAGACCCCACATACTTTGGTCCCATACTGAACTACCTCCGGCACGGGAAGCTCATCATAAACAAGGAGCTTGCAGAGGAAG GGGTGCTGGAAGAGGCTGAGTTTTACAACATCGCGTCCCTCGTGCGACTGGTGAAGGAGCGGATACGGGACAACGAGAACAGAACCTCTCAA GGACCTGTGAAACACGTGTACAGAGTGCTGCAGTGCCAAGAGGAAGAGCTCACACAGATGGTGTCCACCATGTCCGACGGATGGAAATTTGAACAG CTGATCAGCATCGGATCTTCCTATAACTACGGAAATGAAGACCAGGCAGAATTCCTCTGTGTTGTGTCCAGGGAGCTCAACAATTCTACCAATGGCATTGTCAAGGAGCCAAGTGAGAAGGCCAAG ATTCTTCAGGAGCGAGGATCACGGATGTAA
- the SLC16A5 gene encoding monocarboxylate transporter 6 codes for MSQGEAAGYGTAKPQDQGWAWMVLLAAVVLQGLTLGFPCCIGVFFTDLQHEFQASNSETSWFPSIMVAMLHGGGPLCSILVKQFGCRFVVMLGGLLSGLGMVSSSFCKSISQLYLTAGLITGLGSCFSFQAGVTVLGYYFVRWRTLANAMASTGVSLGFTLWPLLSQYLLDEMGWRNTFLIFGGILLNGCVCGAIMRPIQLASGSLPQSAKPEEEPGSRAEEAQLSNGASPHRPTLQQHTKRTKCFQMLQKYLAFDIFCQNKGYQIYTIGVTWMMMGFALPHIYLVPYAIHNGVEERKAALLISIIGFINIFIRPLTGLLSGHRVFTGRRIYLFSLAVLLCGLSNFICVISAEFSVLILYCIILSIAMSGVGALTFQVLMDVVEMDRFSSALGLFTILESTTLLIGPPLTGLLVDITSDFHYVFYNSSFFLISAALFMGVSFCALEKKNKLREASKAHLDNPFRYQYSEMLTETKAVSQSPPAVEYITSI; via the exons ATGTCccaaggagaagcagcaggataTGGCACTGCCAAGCCCCAGGACCAGGGATGGGCATGGATGGTCCTGCTagctgcagtggtgctgcaAGGGCTGACGCTGGGCTTCCCCTGCTGCATTGGTGTCTTCTTCACGGACCTCCAGCACGAGTTCCAGGCCAGCAACAGCGAGACATCATGGTTCCCGTCCATCATGGTGGCCATGCTGCATGGAGGGG GGCccctctgcagcatcctggtGAAGCAGTTTGGCTGCAGGTTTGTGGTGATGCTGGGTGGGCTGCTCAGTGGGCTGGGAATGGtgtccagctccttctgcaagTCCATCAGCCAGCTGTACCTCACAGCTGGCCTCATCACTG GTCTGGGATCATGTTTCAGCTTCCAGGCAGGAGTGACTGTGCTGGGCTACTACTTCGTACGGTGGCGGACACTGGCCAATGCCATGGCCTCCACCGGTGTCTCCCTCGGTTTTACGCTGTGGCCGCTGCTGTCTCAATACTTGCTGGATGAGATGGGTTGGAGAAACACCTTCCTCATCTTTGGAGGAATATTACTGAACGGCTGTGTTTGTGGAGCCATCATGAGACCCATTCAGCTGGCATCAGGGTCACTTCCGCAGTCTGCCAAGCCCGAAGAggagccagggagcagagcGGAAGAGGCACAGCTATCCAATGGAGCATCTCCTCACCGCCCCACACTCCAGCAGCACACCAAAAGGACAAAATGCTTCCAGATGCTGCAGAAGTACCTGGCTTTTGACATCTTCTGTCAAAACAAAGGTTACCAGATTTACACTATTGGAGTAACCTGGATGATGATGGGGTTTGCCTTACCCCATATCTACCTTGTGCCTTATGCCATCCACAACGGGGTGGAGGAACGCAAGGCAGCCCTCCTCATCTCCATCATCGGGTTCATCAACATCTTCATCCGCCCtctcacagggctgctctcaggaCACAGAGTCTTCACAGGAAGACGCATCTACCTGTTCAGCCTGGCCGTGCTCCTCTGCGGGCTCAGCAATTTCATCTGTGTCATTTCAGCTGAGTTCAGTGTGCTCATCCTCTACTGCATCATCCTCAGCATAGCCATGAGTGGCGTCGGGGCGCTCACATTCCAGGTGCTGATGGATGTGGTGGAGATGGACAGGTTCTCCAGTGCCCTCGGGCTCTTCACCATCCTAGAGAGCACCACCCTCCTCATCGGGCCCCCGCTCACAG GTCTCCTGGTAGACATAACCAGTGATTTCCACTACGTCTTCTACAACTCCAGCTTCTTCCTGATATCAGCTGCATTATTTATGGGGGTCAGCTTctgtgctctggaaaaaaaaaacaaattgagAGAGGCTTCCAAAGCACATTTGGACAATCCTTTCAGATATCAATACAGTGAAATGCTGACAGAAACAAAGGCTGTAAGTCAATCCCCTCCAGCAGTTGAGTACATCACAAgcatatga